One region of Brachyhypopomus gauderio isolate BG-103 chromosome 9, BGAUD_0.2, whole genome shotgun sequence genomic DNA includes:
- the igf2r gene encoding cation-independent mannose-6-phosphate receptor isoform X1 codes for MRASNRARAAQVAFAVFVFALQWSVVRAKESSGSPWYEDLCRYKWEAIDQDTKVKYTLKLCPSSPSTDCGNSTAVCAQDLTSTTSRSAGELTLTTSSDSVLTFNGTQTCQDNNKVQSSITFLCGKTLGTPEFVTKSQCVHYFEWRTYAACRKGKFKPHVEVPCYVFDSDGKKHDLNPLIKITDGYLVDDSDDDVDFYINVCRSLDRAEGQCPKDSAACVTNRNGSFSMGIPVTPLTLISNDRLQLRYESQSQSELCNGHHPAVTITFLCPSRRQQGSDPKLTAKTNCRYEIEWVTEYACHRDYLESHDCKLTSEQHDISIDLTHLTHSSGDVPYMAEASSGSDHYQFFLNICGDIRTEGCSDDQGYVSSCQMNVQGNVNKIAGRYQNQTLRYSDGDLTLIYPGGSRCSSGFQRMTIINFECDATAGNGNPVFTGETDCTYYFNWQTAYACVKENQDLVCRVTDGKKLYDLSPLTRYPESDTPQNWEAMDANIPDYDRKHVYINVCRKIVQPGANISCPEDAAICAVGKGNSISLGKFLLSPQKDPQGTDIRLIYTEGNVCRQNTKIKSIIIMKCKPGDMESPPALRSVSNDGCVYEFEWQTAAACVLSRATGDNCKVEDSTAGFSFDLTPLRKADGQYYNVFDGSYDYLINVCGSVKAENCPETAGACQVDQSKTVSNSWNLGEFNTRLSYYDGMIQLDYLNGSQYNNHDHTPRSTHISFLCDRQAGPGKPEFQAEDDYTYNFRWYTSYACPDRPQECTVTDPVTLQQYDLSSLSRSTGPSNWQTMDLSDRGNLRKYYINVCRPLRPVPDCDRMASVCQMRYETEQGILKEKVSVSNMGVAKKGPVILVENQLMLEYSDGSVCEAEGLMTTYTTRIHLVCSNGPVQTSGPRLFTNQNCTANFIWNTEAACAISTTVDTSQACSVKDPNTGFEFNLHPLASKTGYHTTANGNKFIVNICAGAPECGSTAQKNISGCLLEQGKPQNPVGVEQSLKLSTDGLLTLTYKGEMDGSLGTKATFTINFVCDQNATTGSLKFIHEELGTNTTTTHVQHDVLFEFSTALACKPAPVDCRVTDSQGNEYDLSDLSLDNEPYIPLDTSDQASSQRFFINVCKPLPYISGCPIGVIGSCGQINGRGVNLGYVQSNLQAASDGSISIVYLNGDKCGSGARYSTRVIFQCDDSPGSPIFDRQDGCEYVFIWRTSEACPVKRVQGQNCMVKDPRSGFEYDLTPLSGRDHEVKIDQYVYHFAVCSPIKTSVCPHGPGEAVSSCQVEGTTHRIAGMVTRNLTFDDGVIMINYTNGEACHKIYERSTAILFSCDHSKNPGKPAFIRETADCTYLFEWHTTLACPPFKTISCSYNDGAGHSYDLSSLTQHTSNWVVGTQKDRRYYINVCKSLVPMNGLWGCPSSAAACLKDGEQYVSLGETQAGLQGEGDVLVLKYTHGDTCPGGDRNRTTIVRFKCHRDKVDSTPTLISALEDCVYTFVWFTAAACPLNRTQHGDCRVTNPATGHLFDLNSLHRDGGYTVYDSTKMYRLNPCGSINNTGCAPGTGVCVKDHKTALNGGMASRKLVYKDQVVELTYEGGDTCAANPALKHKSIISFICKSEGGVTGEPVLVASDKDTCTHFFSWHTPLVCEEQVKCSVWNGTSLLDLSPLIHLSGYYTAVNEDVDRDTSPDFYINICQPLNPIPGVTCPPGAAVCMDPVDGDPIDIGRVTSAPLYIDAKDEVEISFASKTPCVADPSFNYTSKIFFTCQRGTELGAPVMIRQQGCTYMFEWATPLVCAETVSTQGCKLSVSQLQYTFDLSSLSGVNQVLAPTGQYKISVCGPVTDETCKGSPVCLVSASSNSSFGITKAMSLSYKREEQAIIMQFGGGDSCPSVTEEGDVCVFPFSYMGQSYSECTTEGKQDGKKWCATTANYDKDKKWGACSNVTAKRQSSILFTCERSAGQGQPQLLSETQGCSSTFQWHTSVVCPPKKMECKLTSQHQTYDLRTLSSLTEPWKFTSSDKSDAYYINLCQGIHGGLTDCPEGAAVCRKRSGGKTEMLGLVHTQTMRLADGKIQVNYSMGEAVCGNSRRAKTVVQLTCGSTVGHPKLLREDMSACEFWVEWETRTACAMKREEVEMVNGTIKVPETGATFSLGALYYSLHKATGDIRANGDRYIYHIQLSGITNSSLAQCEGANICQEKRNATYCRRIGLSSKAKYYIKGDSLDVLVPSESKCGRDQSKKVSSVILFHCSPAAGEGIPEFLLESDGCQYLFVWHTSTVCKLNSVIQGPDEQNKDSAGLSGRSQALGAVLSLLLVVLTACLLILLLYKRERRGLLMQKVTGCCKRGNSVSYKYSKVNTDEDGCEDEMEWLMEEIETPAQMPRENGHVTTKPVRADALRSFSLDEQDSEDEVLTVPGVHVRSGPSSSRPRAAHRHGESDEDLVGLLDDPTSRNTSGFGSKRQRKTQSDPDDSDEDLLKV; via the exons ATGCGCGCGTCTAACCGGGCCAGAGCGGCCCAAGTGGCATTTGCTGTTTTCGTTTTCGCACTGCAGTGGTCTGTGGTCCGGGCGAAGGAGTCCAGCGGCAGCCCGTGGTATGAGGATCTGTGCAG gtATAAATGGGAGGCTATCGACCAAGACACCAAAGTGAAATACACTCTGAAGCTATGTCCTTCGTCTCCGAGCACAGACTGTGGAAATAGCACAGCGGTATGTGCACAAGATCTCACCAGCACCACGAGTCGGTCAGCAG GTGAACTCACTCTGACGACCTCCTCCGATTCTGTGCTGACCTTCAATGGCACTCAGACCTGCCAAGACAACAACAAAGTGCAAAGCAGCATCACCTTCCTGTGCGGCAAAACTCTG GGCACCCCGGAGTTTGTCACCAAGTCCCAGTGTGTGCATTACTTTGAATGGCGAACATACGCTGCCTGCAGAAAAGGGAAGTTCAAGCCACATGTGGAG GTGCCCTGCTACGTGTTTGATTCAGATGGGAAAAAACATGACCTCAACCCTCTCATCAAAATCACGGACGGCTACCTGGTTGATGACTCTGATGATGATGTAGACTTTTATATTAATGTTTGCAGGAGTTTGG ACCGAGCGGAGGGCCAGTGTCCTAAAGACTCTGCTGCGTGTGTGACCAACCGCAATGGCTCCTTCAGCATGGGGATACCAGTCACGCCACTGACGCTTATCTCAAACGACAG gttgcaGCTGAGGTATGAGAGCCAATCCCAGTCTGAGCTCTGCAACGGACACCATCCTGCTGTCACCATCACCTTCCTCTGCCCCTCCCGCAGACAGCAG GGAAGTGACCCCAAGCTGACTGCCAAGACAAACTGCCGCTATGAGATTGAGTGGGTGACCGAGTACGCCTGCCACAGAGACTATCTGGAGAGTCACGACTGCAAACTGACAAGCGAGCAACATGACATTTCCATCGACCTCACGCACCTCACGCACAGCT CTGGCGACGTCCCCTATATGGCGGAAGCCAGCAGTGGGAGTGACCACTATCAGTTCTTCCTGAACATATGTGGAGACATCAGAACTGAGGGGTGTAGCGATGACCAGGGTTACGTCTCCTCCTGCCAGATGAATGTCCAGGGAAACGTGAACAAGATCGCTGGGAGATACCAGAATCAAACACTCAG GTACTCCGATGGAGATCTGACTCTCATCTATCCAGGAGGAAGCAGGTGTAGTTCAGGCTTCCAGCGCATGACCATCATCAACTTTGAGTGCGATGCGACCGCAG GGAACGGCAACCCGGTGTTCACAGGCGAGACGGACTGCACCTATTACTTCAACTGGCAGACAGCCTATGCGTGTGTGAAGGAAAACCAAGATCTGGTGTGCAGGGTCACGGATGGGAAAAAGCTGTAcgacctctcccctctcacgcgCTACCCAG AGTCTGATACACCGCAGAACTGGGAAGCCATGGACGCCAACATTCCAGATTATGACAGAAAGCATGTTTACATCAACGTCTGCCGCAAGATTGTCCAGCCGGGGGCAAACATCTCATGTCCTGAAGATGCAGCTATATGTGCAGTTG GGAAGGGGAATTCGATCAGTCTTGGCAAATTCCTCTTGTCGCCCCAGAAAGATCCTCAGGGGACCGACATTAGGCTCATATACACGGAGGGAAATGTGTGCAGGCAAAACACGAAGATCAAGTCCATCATCATCATGAAGTGCAAACCAGGGGACATGGAGAGCCCGCCCGCCCTGAGGAGCGTGTCCAACGACGGCTGCGTCTACGAGTTCGAGTGGCAGACTGCCGCCGCCTGTGTACTCTCCAGAGCAACCGGAGATAACTGTAAAGTGGAGGACTCCACTGCAG GGTTCTCTTTTGACTTGACCCCACTAAGAAAGGCAGACGGGCAGTACTATAACGTGTTCGATGGCAGTTATGATTACTTGATAAACGTCTGTGGAAGTGTTAAGGCTGAAAATTGTCCAGAGACTGCAGGAGCCTGTCAGGTTGACCAGAG TAAGACAGTAAGTAATTCGTGGAACCTCGGTGAATTTAACACCAGGCTGTCGTACTATGATGGTATGATCCAGCTGGATTACCTGAACGGCTCTCAGTACAACAACCACGACCACACGCCACgctccacacacatctcattCCTGTGTGACAGACAGGCGGGGCCAGGCAAACCTGAATTTCAG GCTGAGGATGACTATACCTACAACTTTAGGTGGTACACCTCTTACGCCTGTCCTGACAGACCACAGGAGTGTACGGTGACCGATCCTGTTACCCTCCAACAGTATGACTTGTCAAG TTTGTCACGGTCGACTGGGCCCAGCAACTGGCAGACCATGGATCTGTCTGACCGCGGCAACCTGAGGAAGTACTACATCAACGTGTGCCGGCCGCTCAGACCTGTGCCGGACTGTGACCGGATGGCCTCCGTCTGCCAGATGCGATACGAGACCGAGCAG GGCATTCTTAAGGAAAAGGTGTCAGTCAGCAACATGGGAGTAGCCAAGAAAGGCCCGGTGATCCTGGTGGAGAACCAGTTGATGCTGGAGTACAGCGATGGGTCGGTGTGCGAGGCAGAAGGGTTGATGACCACCTACACAACCCGCATTCATCTCGTCTGCTCAAATGGACCTGTG CAGACGTCTGGTCCACGGTTGTTCACAAATCAGAACTGCACGGCTAACTTCATATGGAACACAGAGGCAGCTTGTGCCATCTCAACTACTGTAGACACCAGTCAG gcctgtTCAGTGAAGGATCCCAACACAGGCTTTGAGTTTAACCTACATCCTTTGGCCTCCAAAACAGGATACCACACCACTGCTAATGGAAATAAATTCATT GTGAACATCTGTGCTGGGGCACCTGAGTGTGGATCGACTGCCCAGAAGAACATATCAGGCTGCCTGCTGGAGCAGGGCAAGCCGCAGAACCCTGTAGGAGTGGAACAGTCTCTGAAGCTGTCCACAGATGGCCTCCTCACCCTCACATACAAAGGAGAGATGGACGGATCCCTGG GCACCAAAGCCACCTTCACcattaattttgtgtgtgacCAGAACGCCACTACGGGCTCCCTCAAGTTCATTCACGAGGAGCTaggcaccaacaccaccaccacgcaCGTTCAACACGACGTGCTCTTCGAGTTCTCCACAGCTCTGGCTTGCAAGCCTGCACCTGTGGATTGTCGGGTCACTG ACTCTCAAGGGAACGAATACGACCTCAGTGACCTGAGTCTAGACAATGAACCCTATATTCCCCTGGACACCTCAGACCAAGCCAGCTCCCAGAGGTTCTTCATCAACGTGTGCAAACCCCTGCCATATATCAGCGGCTGCCCCA TCGGAGTCATAGGATCGTGTGGCCAGATTAATGGCAGAGGTGTGAATCTGGGCTACGTGCAGTCCAACCTGCAGGCCGCCTCCGATGGGTCCATCAGCATTGTGTATCTGAATGGAGATAAGTGTGGCTCTGGAGCTCGATACTCCACACGGGTGATCTTCCAGTGTGACGACAGCCCT GGCTCGCCCATATTCGATCGCCAAGATGGCTGTGAGTATGTGTTCATCTGGAGGACCTCGGAGGCTTGTCCTGTTAAGAGAGTACAAG GACAGAACTGTATGGTAAAAGACCCAAGGAGCGGCTTTGAGTACGACTTGACGCCGCTGTCTGGAAGGGACCACGAGGTGAAAATCGACCAGTATGTATATCACTTTGCGGTGTGCAGCCCCATTAAGACCTCAGTCTGTCCACACGGACCCGGAGAGGCCGTGTCCTCCTGTCAAGTAGAGGGCACCACCCACAGGATAGCCG GGATGGTTACTCGGAACCTGACGTTTGATGATGGAGTCATCATGATCAACTATACTAACGGAGAGGCCTGCCACAAGATTTATGAGCGTTCAACAGCCATTCTCTTCTCCTGTGACCACAGCAAGAATCCG GGGAAACCTGCGTTTATTCGTGAGACGGCAGACTGCACCTACCTGTTCGAATGGCACACCACCTTGGCCTGCCCTCCTTTCAAGACCATCAGCTGCTCCTACAA TGACGGCGCCGGTCACTCGTATGACCTCTCCTCCCTAACTCAGCACACCAGTAACTGGGTGGTTGGGACACAGAAAGATCGGCGCTACTATATCAACGTGTGCAAGTCCTTGGTGCCAATGAATG GTTTATGGGGCTGTCCCAGCAGTGCCGCTGCCTGTCTGAAGGACGGCGAGCAGTACGTGAGTCTGGGTGAGACGCAGGCAGGGCTGCAGGGGGAAGGGGACGTCCTGGTGTTGAAATACACGCACGGGGACACCTGTCCCGGGGGCGACCGCAACAGGACCACCATTGTCCGCTTCAAATGCCACCGCGACAAAGTG GACTCCACGCCCACTCTCATCAGCGCACTGGAAGACTGCGTCTACACCTTCGTGTGGTTCACAGCCGCCGCCTGCCCTCTCAACAGGACGCAGCATGGAGACTGTCGCGTTACCAACCCGGCCACAG GGCATCTCTTTGACCTGAATAGCCTTCATCGTGATGGTGGATACACTGTGTACGACAGCACCAAGATGTATCGGCTCAACCCGTGCGGGTCAATTAACAACACAGGCTGTGCTCCCGGAACAG gtgtgtgtgtgaaggatcaCAAGACCGCTCTGAATGGTGGAATGGCCAGCAGGAAGTTGGTCTACAAGGACCAGGTCGTGGAGCTCACCTACGAAGGCGGAGACACGTGTGCAGCCAACCCCGCCCTGAAGCACAAGAGCATCATCAGCTTCATATGCAAGTCTGAGGGTGGAGTTACCGGAGAACCTGTGCTGGTCGCCTCGGACAAGGACACCTGCACCCACTTCTTCTCCTGGCACACCCCTCTGGTCTGCGAAGAGCAG GTGAAGTGCTCGGTCTGGAACGGAACCAGCTTGCTGGATCTGAGTCCCCTGATCCACCTGAGCGGGTACTACACTGCAGTGAACGAGGACGTGGACAGAGACACCTCCCCTGACTTCTACATCAACATCTGCCAGCCCCTCAACCCCATCCCAGGGGTCACGTGTCCTCCCGGAGCTGCCGTGTGTATGGACCCCGTCGACGGTGACCCAATA GACATTGGACGTGTCACTAGCGCTCCCCTGTATATTGATGCTAAGGATGAG GTGGAGATCTCTTTTGCCAGCAAAACGCCTTGTGTTGCTGATCCCAGCTTCAACTACACCTCCAAAATCTTCTTCACTTGCCAGAGAGGCACAGAACTG GGTGCTCCAGTGATGATTCGTCAGCAGGGCTGCACGTACATGTTCGAGTGGGCCACTCCCTTGGTGTGCGCGGAGACGGTCAGCACGCAGGGCTGCAAGCTGAGCGTCTCCCAGCTGCAATACACCTTTgacctctcatctctctctgggGTCAATCAG GTCCTTGCTCCCACCGGCCAGTATAAGATCAGCGTGTGTGGACCTGTGACGGACGAGACGTGTAAGGGCAGTCCAGTGTGTCTGGTCTCCGCCTCCTCCAACTCCTCCTTTGGCATCACTAAGGCCATGAGTCTGAGTTACAAGAGGGAGGAGCAGGCCATCATCATGCAGTTCGGAGGCGGAGACTCTTGTCCTTCAG TGACGGAGGAAGGAGACGTGTGCGTGTTTCCCTTCTCCTACATGGGCCAGTCCTACTCCGAGTGCACGACTGAGGGGAAGCAGGACGGCAAGAAGTGGTGTGCCACGACGGCCAACTATGACAAGGACAAGAAGTGGGGTGCCTGCTCCAATG TGACCGCCAAGAGGCAGTCATCCATCTTGTTTACGTGTGAGCGCTCGGCGGGCCAGGGCCAGCCCCAGCTGCTGAGCGAGACCCAGGGGTGCTCCAGCACCTTCCAGTGGCACACCAGCGTGGTCTGTCCCCCTAAGAAGATGGAGTGTAAGCTGACCAGCCAGCACCAGACCTACGACCTGCgcaccctctcctccctcaccgaGCCCTGGAAATTCACCAGCTCGGACAAGAGTGATGC GTATTACATCAACCTGTGCCAGGGGATCCACGGCGGCCTGACCGACTGTCCGGAAGGAGCCGCCGTGTGCCGCAAGCGCTCGGGCGGGAAGACGGAGATGTTGGGACTGGTGCACACACAGACCATGCGCCTAGCCG ATGGAAAAATTCAGGTGAATTACAGCATGGGAGAGGCGGTGTGTGGGAACTCTCGCCGAGCTAAAACCGTCGTACAGCTGACGTGTGGGAGTACGGTGGGACACCCCAAGCTTTTGCG GGAGGACATGTCGGCATGTGAGTTCTGGGTGGAGTGGGAGACAAGGACGGCGTGTGCTATgaagagggaggaggtggagatggtTAACGGCACCATTAAAGTTCCAGAGACGGGGGCCACCTTCAGTCTGGGGGCCCTGTACTACAG CCTCCATAAAGCCACTGGAGACATTCGGGCCAACGGGGACCGCTACATCTACCACATCCAGCTGTCTGGAATCACAAACAGCTCCTTGGCCCAATGCGAGGGGGCCAACATCTGCCAGGAGAAGAGGAACGCCACCTACTGCAGAAGGATTGGCTTGTCCAGCAAGGCCAAGTACTACATTAAAG GGGACAGCCTGGACGTGCTGGTGCCGTCCGAGTCCAAGTGCGGCCGCGACCAGTCGAAGAAGGTCTCCTCCGTCATCCTGTTCCACTGCAGCCCCGCGGCCGGGGAAGGCATCCCGGAATTCCTGCTGGAGTCGGACGGCTGCCAGTACCTGTTCGTATGGCACACCTCCACAGTCTGCAAGCTGAA TTCTGTGATTCAGGGGCCTGACGAGCAGAATAAGGACAGTGCGGGGTTGTCGGGCCGGAGTCAGGCACTAGGGGCAGTGTTGAGTCTGCTGCTAGTTGTCCTTACTGCCTGTCTGCTTATTCTGCTTCTATACAAGCGGGAGAGAAG GGGGCTTCTTATGCAGAAAGTCACAGGCTGCTGCAAGAGAGGAAACTCCGTGTCATATAAGTACTCTAAG GTCAACACGGACGAGGACGGCTGTGAGGACGAGATGGAGTGGCTGATGGAGGAGATCGAGACTCCGGCTCAGATGCCACGGGAGAACGGACACGTCACCACCAAGCCGGTGCGCGCCGACGCCCTGCGCTCCTTCTCCCTGGACGAGCAGGACAGCGAGGACGAGGTGCTCACCGTGCCGGGTGTGCACGTCCGCTCTGGGCCGTCCTCCTCCCGGCCCCGGGCCGCCCATCGCCACGGCGAGAGCGACGAGGATCTCGTGGGACTGCTCGACGACCCGACGAGCAGGAACACGTCCGGGTTTGGCAGCAAACGTCAGAGGAAAACGCAGTCGGATCCTGACGATAGTGACGAGGACCTCCTCAAGGTCTAA